The Streptomyces aurantiacus genome includes a region encoding these proteins:
- a CDS encoding cytochrome P450 has translation MSVPVSLGGPRFRTEPDALYRELRREYGAVAPVLLDADIPAWLVLGYRELRQVTGDPVLFSRDSGLWNQWARVPDGWPMLPMIGGGHSSVLHTVGERHRERVALIGDALEAVGSHELRTHAERFADELIDAVCAEGEADLVGHYAALLPVRVLATLYGFADEQGPGLVAALNDMVDGGEEAVAGQRHVAAAMAHLVADRAARPADDVVSRLLASGRTSRGPALSHEEVTQDLIVMMAAGHQPTAGWIGNSLRLMLTDDRFAASLFGGRRSVAEAMNEVLWEDTPTQNVAGRWASRDTRLGGRPVRAGDLLLLGLQAANHDPQVRTHGTALTGGNSAHFSFGHGEHRCPFPAQEIAEVVARTAVEVVLDRLPDVDLAVPAAALTRRPSPWLGSLTNLPVRFTPTAPRG, from the coding sequence GTGAGCGTCCCCGTGTCCCTCGGCGGGCCCCGCTTCCGGACGGAACCCGACGCGCTGTACCGGGAGTTGCGCCGCGAGTACGGCGCCGTGGCTCCGGTGCTGCTCGACGCGGACATCCCGGCGTGGCTCGTGCTCGGCTACCGCGAGCTGCGCCAGGTCACCGGTGACCCCGTGCTGTTCAGCCGCGACTCCGGGCTCTGGAACCAGTGGGCCCGTGTTCCCGACGGCTGGCCGATGCTGCCGATGATCGGCGGCGGGCACTCCTCCGTCCTGCACACCGTCGGCGAGCGCCACCGCGAGCGCGTGGCGCTGATCGGCGACGCGCTCGAAGCGGTCGGCTCCCACGAACTGCGCACCCACGCCGAGCGGTTCGCCGACGAGCTGATCGACGCGGTGTGCGCCGAGGGGGAGGCGGATCTCGTCGGCCACTACGCGGCCCTGCTCCCCGTACGCGTCCTCGCCACCCTCTACGGCTTCGCCGACGAGCAGGGGCCGGGCCTCGTCGCCGCCCTGAACGACATGGTCGACGGGGGTGAGGAGGCCGTCGCCGGGCAGCGGCACGTGGCCGCCGCCATGGCACACCTGGTGGCGGACCGGGCGGCGCGGCCCGCAGACGACGTGGTCAGCCGTCTGCTCGCCTCGGGACGTACGTCACGGGGTCCGGCCCTCTCCCACGAGGAGGTCACCCAGGACCTGATCGTCATGATGGCCGCGGGCCACCAGCCGACCGCCGGCTGGATCGGCAACTCGCTGCGGCTGATGCTGACGGACGACCGTTTCGCGGCCTCGCTGTTCGGCGGCCGGCGCAGTGTCGCCGAGGCCATGAACGAGGTTCTGTGGGAGGACACCCCGACACAGAACGTGGCCGGCCGGTGGGCGTCCCGCGACACCCGGCTCGGCGGCCGCCCCGTCCGCGCCGGTGACCTGCTGCTGCTCGGCCTCCAGGCCGCCAACCACGACCCGCAGGTCCGTACTCACGGGACCGCCCTGACCGGTGGCAACAGCGCGCACTTCTCCTTCGGCCACGGGGAGCACCGGTGTCCGTTCCCGGCGCAGGAGATCGCCGAGGTCGTCGCGCGTACGGCCGTCGAGGTGGTGCTGGACCGGCTGCCCGACGTCGATCTCGCGGTGCCCGCCGCCGCCCTGACGCGCCGCCCGTCCCCGTGGCTGGGCAGCCTGACGAACCTGCCGGTCCGCTTCACGCCGACGGCGCCACGCGGATGA
- the serC gene encoding phosphoserine transaminase: protein MADIQIPADLKPADGRFGAGPSKVRTESLTALAATGTSLMGTSHRQAPVKNLVGRVRQGVSDLFRLPEGYEVVLGNGGSTAFWDVATHGLIENKSQHLTFGEFSSKFAKAAKLAPWLADPDVITSEPGTHPESVAQSGVDVYALTHNETSTGVAAPVKRVAGADDGSLVLVDATSGAGGLPVDIAETDVYYFAPQKSFAADGGLWIGIFSPAAIERAERVHASGRHVPEFFSLPTAIDNSRKNQTYNTPALATLFLLNDQLEWINGQGGLDWSVRRTAASSRTLYGWAEDVKYANPFVTDPAKRSQVIGTIDFTDDVDAAAVAKVLRANGIVDTEPYRKLGRNQLRVAMFPAVDPADVEALTKCIDYVIEKL from the coding sequence GTGGCTGATATCCAGATCCCCGCAGACCTCAAGCCCGCCGACGGACGTTTCGGCGCGGGCCCCTCCAAGGTGCGTACGGAGTCGCTCACCGCGCTCGCCGCCACCGGCACGTCCCTGATGGGCACGTCCCACCGTCAGGCCCCGGTCAAGAACCTCGTGGGCAGGGTCCGCCAGGGTGTGAGCGACCTCTTCCGGCTCCCGGAGGGCTACGAGGTCGTCCTCGGCAATGGCGGCTCCACCGCGTTCTGGGACGTGGCGACCCACGGACTGATCGAGAACAAGTCGCAGCACCTCACGTTCGGCGAGTTCTCGTCGAAGTTCGCGAAGGCGGCCAAGCTGGCGCCGTGGCTGGCCGACCCGGACGTCATCACCTCCGAGCCGGGCACCCACCCGGAGTCGGTCGCCCAGTCGGGTGTGGACGTCTACGCCCTCACCCACAACGAGACCTCCACCGGTGTGGCGGCCCCGGTCAAGCGGGTCGCGGGCGCCGACGACGGCTCCCTCGTCCTCGTGGACGCGACGAGCGGCGCGGGCGGCCTCCCGGTCGACATCGCGGAGACGGACGTCTACTACTTCGCCCCGCAGAAGTCCTTCGCCGCGGACGGCGGCCTGTGGATCGGGATCTTCTCCCCGGCCGCGATCGAGCGCGCCGAGCGCGTCCACGCGAGCGGGCGGCACGTCCCGGAGTTCTTCTCGCTCCCGACGGCGATCGACAACTCCCGCAAGAACCAGACGTACAACACCCCGGCCCTCGCCACGCTGTTCCTCCTGAACGACCAGCTGGAGTGGATCAACGGCCAGGGCGGCCTGGACTGGTCGGTCCGCCGCACGGCGGCCTCCTCGCGCACGCTCTACGGCTGGGCCGAGGACGTCAAGTACGCGAACCCGTTCGTCACCGACCCGGCCAAGCGCTCGCAGGTCATCGGCACGATCGACTTCACGGACGACGTCGACGCGGCCGCGGTCGCCAAGGTCCTGCGCGCCAACGGCATCGTCGACACCGAGCCCTACCGCAAGCTCGGCCGCAACCAGCTGCGGGTCGCGATGTTCCCGGCGGTCGACCCGGCGGACGTCGAGGCACTCACCAAGTGCATCGACTACGTGATCGAGAAGCTGTAG